A window of the Streptomyces griseochromogenes genome harbors these coding sequences:
- a CDS encoding ATP-binding protein — MAVGASSAKAGEEADTITDRAYAPQLRRRLGRADLRAVPAARRELRELLRHWGKPGRSEIAELLTSELVTNALVHTDDDAVLTAVVSPRGLRVEVRDFVARRPRPCAPDTGDGTHGRGLLLVQSLADAWGVRPHGVGKSVWFELDAEAA; from the coding sequence GTGGCCGTCGGGGCCTCCTCGGCGAAGGCGGGGGAAGAGGCCGACACCATCACGGATCGGGCGTACGCGCCCCAGCTCAGGCGCAGGCTGGGGCGAGCGGACCTCAGGGCGGTGCCCGCGGCGCGCCGGGAGCTGCGCGAACTGCTGCGGCACTGGGGCAAGCCAGGCCGCTCGGAGATAGCCGAGTTACTCACCAGCGAGCTCGTCACCAACGCGCTCGTGCACACCGACGACGACGCCGTACTGACCGCCGTCGTCTCACCGCGCGGACTGCGTGTGGAGGTACGGGATTTCGTGGCCCGCAGACCGCGCCCGTGCGCGCCGGACACCGGGGACGGCACCCATGGCCGCGGGCTGTTGCTCGTGCAGTCCCTCGCGGACGCCTGGGGCGTACGGCCGCACGGCGTGGGCAAGTCGGTGTGGTTCGAGCTCGACGCCGAGGCCGCCTGA
- a CDS encoding pyruvate dehydrogenase — MAKQNVAEQFVDILVRAGVRRLYGVVGDSLNPVVDAVRRNAAIDWVHVRHEETAAFAAGAEAQITGALAACAGSCGPGNLHLINGLYDAHRSMAPVLALASHIPSSEIGLGYFQETHPDRLFQECSHYSELVSSPKQMPRLLQTAIQHAVGRRGVSVVSLPGDIAAEPAPDKAPESALVTSRPTVRPGDAEIDKLAEMIDAAGRVTLFCGSGTAGAHAEVMTFAERIKAPVGHALRGKEWIQYDNPYDVGMSGLLGYGAAYEATHECDLLILLGTDFPYNAFLPDDVRIAQIDVRPEVLGRRSRLDLAVWGDVRETLRCLMPRVREKTDRRFLDKMLKKHADALEGVVKAYTRKVDKHIPVHPEYVAAVLDEVADDRAVFTVDTGMCNVWAARYISPNGRRRIIGSFSHGSMANALPMAIGAQFTDRRRQVVSMSGDGGFSMLMGDFLTLVQYDLPVKVVLFNNSSLSMVELEMLVAGLPSYGTANTNPDFAAVARACGAFGVRVEKPKQLAGALKDAFRHKGPALVDIVTDPNALSIPPKISAEMVTGFALSASKMVLDGGVGRMLQMARSNLRNVPRL, encoded by the coding sequence ATGGCCAAGCAGAACGTCGCCGAACAGTTCGTCGACATCCTCGTCCGTGCCGGCGTGCGCCGCCTCTACGGGGTCGTCGGCGACAGCCTCAACCCGGTCGTGGACGCCGTCCGCCGCAACGCCGCCATCGACTGGGTCCATGTACGCCACGAGGAGACCGCCGCCTTCGCGGCCGGCGCCGAGGCCCAGATCACCGGCGCGCTGGCCGCCTGCGCCGGCTCCTGCGGCCCGGGCAACCTGCACCTCATCAACGGTCTGTACGACGCCCACCGCTCCATGGCCCCGGTGCTCGCCCTCGCCTCGCACATCCCCTCCAGCGAGATCGGCCTCGGCTACTTCCAGGAGACCCACCCGGACCGGCTCTTCCAGGAGTGCAGCCACTACAGCGAGCTGGTCTCCAGCCCGAAGCAGATGCCCCGGCTGCTGCAGACGGCCATCCAGCACGCGGTCGGCCGGCGCGGGGTGAGCGTGGTGTCCCTGCCCGGCGACATCGCAGCCGAACCCGCCCCGGACAAGGCCCCCGAGAGCGCCCTCGTCACCTCCCGGCCCACCGTCCGCCCCGGCGACGCCGAGATCGACAAGCTCGCGGAGATGATCGACGCGGCCGGCAGGGTCACCCTCTTCTGCGGCAGCGGCACGGCGGGCGCGCACGCCGAGGTCATGACGTTCGCGGAGCGGATCAAGGCGCCCGTGGGTCACGCCCTGCGCGGCAAGGAGTGGATCCAGTACGACAACCCGTACGACGTCGGCATGAGCGGCCTGCTCGGCTACGGCGCCGCCTACGAGGCCACCCATGAGTGCGACCTGCTGATCCTGCTCGGCACCGACTTCCCGTACAACGCCTTCCTGCCGGACGACGTACGGATCGCCCAGATCGACGTACGGCCCGAGGTCCTCGGCCGCCGCTCCAGGCTCGACCTCGCCGTGTGGGGCGATGTCCGCGAGACCTTGCGCTGCCTGATGCCGCGGGTGAGGGAGAAGACCGACCGGCGCTTCCTCGACAAGATGCTGAAGAAACACGCCGACGCGCTGGAAGGTGTGGTCAAGGCGTACACACGCAAGGTCGACAAGCACATCCCGGTCCACCCCGAATACGTGGCCGCTGTGCTGGACGAAGTCGCCGACGACCGGGCGGTGTTCACGGTCGACACCGGCATGTGCAATGTGTGGGCCGCCCGCTACATCTCGCCCAACGGCCGCCGCCGGATCATCGGTTCCTTCTCGCACGGCTCGATGGCGAACGCGCTGCCCATGGCGATCGGCGCCCAGTTCACCGACCGGCGCCGGCAGGTGGTCTCCATGTCGGGCGACGGCGGGTTCTCCATGCTGATGGGCGACTTCCTCACGCTGGTGCAGTACGACCTGCCGGTCAAGGTCGTGCTGTTCAACAACTCCTCCCTCAGCATGGTCGAGCTGGAGATGCTGGTGGCGGGCCTGCCCTCGTACGGCACCGCCAACACCAACCCCGACTTCGCCGCCGTCGCCCGCGCCTGCGGCGCCTTCGGGGTGCGGGTGGAGAAGCCCAAGCAGCTCGCCGGGGCGCTCAAGGACGCCTTCCGGCACAAGGGGCCCGCCCTGGTGGACATCGTCACCGACCCCAACGCGCTGTCCATCCCGCCCAAGATCAGCGCGGAGATGGTCACCGGGTTCGCGCTGTCCGCCTCGAAGATGGTGCTGGACGGCGGTGTCGGCCGCATGCTCCAGATGGCCCGCTCCAATCTGCGCAACGTCCCACGGCTCTGA